In Corythoichthys intestinalis isolate RoL2023-P3 chromosome 4, ASM3026506v1, whole genome shotgun sequence, a genomic segment contains:
- the tfpt gene encoding TCF3 fusion partner: MEDFSGLALPPLFGGHILEAELEPGGVELGPGEVELGPGGGEILDSANPEDEERRVLDKRKYLALNRRCKEIEQVNHKILGRLHQVQRLTRRLKKERRFLMKTLDAHGDDYRNAQLTMLLEDDPEAPSDGATGVADDRMNGVSGTASSPAFHHPSGPKRRKHVTPKQEKDKDLQNEADMSVLSDLQFGEMPSPTSLSH, encoded by the exons ATGGAAGATTTCTCTGGCTTGGCCCTGCCCCCTCTATTTGGCGGTCACATTCTTGAAGCCGAACTGGAGCCAGGTGGAGTGGAGCTCGGTCCAGGGGAG GTAGAATTAGGCCCTGGAGGTGGTGAGATTCTAGATAGCGCCAACCCAGAGGATGAAGAAAGAAGAGTGCTTGATAAGAGGAAATATCTGGCGTTGAACAGACGTTGCAAAGAAATTGAGCAG GTGAATCACAAGATCCTCGGCCGTCTACACCAAGTCCAGAGATTGACTCGACGTTTGAAGAAAGAGAGGCG ATTCCTCATGAAGACCCTAGATGCTCACGGAGACGACTACAGGAATGCGCAGCTCACCATGCTGCTGGAG GATGATCCTGAAGCACCTTCGGATGGCGCCACTGGAGTGGCGGATGACcggatgaacggcgtgtcaggcACCGCCTCTTCTCCTGCTTTTCACCATCCCTCAGGGCCCAAAAGGAGAAAGCATGTGACGCCTAAGCAAGAGAAGGATAAAGACCTACAA aaTGAAGCTGACATGTCAGTGCTGTCGGACTTGCAGTTTGGAGAAATGCCCAGCCCGACCTCTCTGTCGCATTGA
- the ndufa3 gene encoding NADH dehydrogenase [ubiquinone] 1 alpha subcomplex subunit 3, translated as MAGVATFLKNVWNKEPVIFVSCALGLTGLVLPFISPYTKYSGMINSATPYTYPVPLRDDGNLPEVPSHPCEQRGDRLQWLKDL; from the exons ATGGCGG GTGTTgcaacctttttgaaaaatgtgtggaataaGGAGCCTGTCATCTTTGTGTCATGCGCTCTCGGACTAACGG gtcTTGTGCTTCCATTTATTAGTCCATACACAAAATATTCTGGAATGATTAATTCGGCAACGCCATACACATACCCAG TTCCTCTGAGAGATGACGGAAACCTACCTGAAGTTCCCTCGCATCCGTGTGAGCAACGAGGAGACCGGCTGCAATGGCTCAAAGACCTTTAA
- the zgc:158689 gene encoding brain-specific angiogenesis inhibitor 1-associated protein 2 isoform X2, whose amino-acid sequence MSRTDEVNKMTENVYKGILDHFNPSLKNFVTMGKHYEKALTGVTVAAKGYFDALVKLGELASDSQGSKELGDTLFQMAEVHRQIQVQLEDVLKLFHSELLAQLEQKLELDIKYLTATLKKYQTERRTKTDSIERCQSQLKKLRRKSLGSRHPNKYGDREMQFVELMSRRQVELDTLVATGYRSALTEERRRYCFLVDRQCCVTKLLINYHCKVRELLSQKLSSWQQSCTQPTKLPERALNLLRHTAPQTSGAAGIAEVLRHTKLGCAQSEQRLSVQEVPPLLNGDRSQQQQRAVTSSQNEENPQSSPQTFRHVTAGESGGASPRQRCSPLTVSAGGAPADSSTSGSASPGASTPTGAQSSSLLMAANTSNLSPSLIPSTVMSLSQVSTSGGSSEGVTLAIPHSAPHSPPLPHSAPMSRAMTPVQLLHQQVGPGGNNTLPSAHPWLMKSAEMCATATLPLPKRPGIEMRLGGFQGPRIGALSGPTRVEAIFAHSPGTSEVGGGGASLLTFLPADSITLLISEPRDGWHYGQNDRTGRKGWFPYSYTQPQFRTDHIERRVSLDQTPKSSFFLSKANSTSMSQLDQLVSPALTPESEEDRSLPPQRISTFRPRPYSMADTNKICAQLAASPPSPTRTNPFAHVRLRRTVTNDRSAPIIE is encoded by the exons ATGTCACGAACGGACGAAGTCAACAAGATGACGGAAAATGTCTATAAG GGCATTTTGGACCACTTTAACCCCAGTTTGAAAAATTTTGTCACAATGGGCAAACACTATGAGAAAGCACTCACAG GAGTGACTGTAGCGGCAAAAGGCTACTTTGATGCTCTGGTCAAGCTGGGAGAGCTGGCTAGCGACAGCCAAGGCTCCAAGGAGTTGG GAGACACATTGTTTCAGATGGCTGAAGTCCACAGACAGATCCAGGTGCAGCTGGAAGATGTG CTCAAGTTGTTTCATTCCGAACTGCTGGCCCAGCTGGAGCAGAAGCTGGAACTGGACATCAAATACCTCACC GCCACGCTGAAGAAGTACCAGACCGAGCGTCGAACCAAAACCGACTCTATCGAGCGTTGTCAGTCGCAGCTGAAGAAGCTACGGAGGAAGAGCTTGGGAAGCCGTCACCCTAATAAATATGGTGACCGGGAGATGCAG TTTGTGGAGTTGATGAGCCGGCGCCAAGTGGAGCTGGACACGCTGGTCGCTACGGGTTACAGGTCGGCGCTCACCGAAGAGAGGAGGAGATACTGCTTCCTGGTGGACCGGCAGTGTTGTGTGACCAAGCTGCTCATCAACTACCATTGCAAG gtGCGAGAGCTCCTTTCACAGAAACTGTCTTCATGGCAGCAGTCTTGCACACAGCCGACCAAGCTCCCAGAACGTGCGCTCAACCTGCTCCGTCACACGGCACCGCAGACCTCCGGAGCCGCCGGAATCGCCGAAGTCCTCCGACATaccaagctaggctgcgctcagTCGGAGCAG AGGCTGTCAGTTCAAGAAGTCCCGCCTCTGTTAAACGGCGACCGCTCCCAGCAACAACAGCGAGCGGTCACGTCctctcagaacgaggaaaatcctCAGAGCTCTCCCCAGACATTTCGACATGTAACCGCCGGCGAATCCGGCGGCGCGTCCCCTCGGCAAAGGTGCTCCCCTCTCACCGTATCGGCGGGAGGCGCCCCGGCGGACAGCAGTACCAGCGGAAGTGCCAGCCCGGGAGCGTCCACGCCCACCGGCGCCCAGTCGTCCTCTCTCCTCATGGCGGCCAACACCAGCAACCTCTCGCCGAGCCTCATCCCCTCCACAGTCATGTCGCTTAGCCAGGTGTCCACGAGCGGCGGTTCTTCAGAGGGGGTCACCCTGGCCATACCGCACAGTGCCCCCCACAGCCCCCCGCTTCCTCACAGCGCCCCGATGTCTCGGGCCATGACCCCTGTGCAGCTGCTGCACCAACAGGTGGGACCAGGGGGGAACAACACTCTACCCTCTGCTCACCCGTGGCTGATGAAGTCTGCTGAAATGTGCGCCACGGCTACTCTTCCGCTACCCAAGAGGCCCGGCATTGAAATGAGACTGGGTGGCTTTCAAG GCCCCAGAATAGGTGCTCTATCTGGGCCCACACGCGTGGAGGCCATATTCGCTCACTCGCCCGGCACTTCAGAAGTCGGAGGAGGCGGTGCTTCCTTGCTGACATTCCTGCCCGCCGACAGCATCACCCTGCTGATTTCTGAGCCGAGAGACGGCTGGCACTACGGGCAGAATGATCGAACCGGACG GAAAGGCTGGTTCCCTTACTCCTATACCCAGCCACAATTTAGAACGGATCACATTGAGAGGAGAGTCAGCCTTGACCAAACGCCAAAAAG CTCTTTCTTCTTATCCAAGGCCAACAGTACCAGCATGAGCCAGCTGGACCAGCTGGTGTCCCCGGCTCTCACCCCTGAGTCAGAGGAGGACCGCTCCCTACCCCCGCAGAGGATCAGCACTTTTCGACCACGCCCGTACAGCATGGCCGACACCAACAAG ATCTGTGCACAGTTGGCCGCCTCGCCACCATCTCCAACTAG GACCAACCCGTTTGCCCACGTTCGTCTCCGAAGAACGGTTACCAACGATCGTTCGGCCCCCATCATCGAGTGA
- the zgc:158689 gene encoding brain-specific angiogenesis inhibitor 1-associated protein 2 isoform X1 yields the protein MSRTDEVNKMTENVYKGILDHFNPSLKNFVTMGKHYEKALTGVTVAAKGYFDALVKLGELASDSQGSKELGDTLFQMAEVHRQIQVQLEDVLKLFHSELLAQLEQKLELDIKYLTATLKKYQTERRTKTDSIERCQSQLKKLRRKSLGSRHPNKYGDREMQFVELMSRRQVELDTLVATGYRSALTEERRRYCFLVDRQCCVTKLLINYHCKVRELLSQKLSSWQQSCTQPTKLPERALNLLRHTAPQTSGAAGIAEVLRHTKLGCAQSEQVRSYSKNLSFHSRIAEIDSKLQRLSVQEVPPLLNGDRSQQQQRAVTSSQNEENPQSSPQTFRHVTAGESGGASPRQRCSPLTVSAGGAPADSSTSGSASPGASTPTGAQSSSLLMAANTSNLSPSLIPSTVMSLSQVSTSGGSSEGVTLAIPHSAPHSPPLPHSAPMSRAMTPVQLLHQQVGPGGNNTLPSAHPWLMKSAEMCATATLPLPKRPGIEMRLGGFQGPRIGALSGPTRVEAIFAHSPGTSEVGGGGASLLTFLPADSITLLISEPRDGWHYGQNDRTGRKGWFPYSYTQPQFRTDHIERRVSLDQTPKSSFFLSKANSTSMSQLDQLVSPALTPESEEDRSLPPQRISTFRPRPYSMADTNKICAQLAASPPSPTRTNPFAHVRLRRTVTNDRSAPIIE from the exons ATGTCACGAACGGACGAAGTCAACAAGATGACGGAAAATGTCTATAAG GGCATTTTGGACCACTTTAACCCCAGTTTGAAAAATTTTGTCACAATGGGCAAACACTATGAGAAAGCACTCACAG GAGTGACTGTAGCGGCAAAAGGCTACTTTGATGCTCTGGTCAAGCTGGGAGAGCTGGCTAGCGACAGCCAAGGCTCCAAGGAGTTGG GAGACACATTGTTTCAGATGGCTGAAGTCCACAGACAGATCCAGGTGCAGCTGGAAGATGTG CTCAAGTTGTTTCATTCCGAACTGCTGGCCCAGCTGGAGCAGAAGCTGGAACTGGACATCAAATACCTCACC GCCACGCTGAAGAAGTACCAGACCGAGCGTCGAACCAAAACCGACTCTATCGAGCGTTGTCAGTCGCAGCTGAAGAAGCTACGGAGGAAGAGCTTGGGAAGCCGTCACCCTAATAAATATGGTGACCGGGAGATGCAG TTTGTGGAGTTGATGAGCCGGCGCCAAGTGGAGCTGGACACGCTGGTCGCTACGGGTTACAGGTCGGCGCTCACCGAAGAGAGGAGGAGATACTGCTTCCTGGTGGACCGGCAGTGTTGTGTGACCAAGCTGCTCATCAACTACCATTGCAAG gtGCGAGAGCTCCTTTCACAGAAACTGTCTTCATGGCAGCAGTCTTGCACACAGCCGACCAAGCTCCCAGAACGTGCGCTCAACCTGCTCCGTCACACGGCACCGCAGACCTCCGGAGCCGCCGGAATCGCCGAAGTCCTCCGACATaccaagctaggctgcgctcagTCGGAGCAGGTCCGATCGTATTCGAAAAACTTGAGTTTTCATTCGAGGATTGCTGAAATTGACTCCAAATTACAGAGGCTGTCAGTTCAAGAAGTCCCGCCTCTGTTAAACGGCGACCGCTCCCAGCAACAACAGCGAGCGGTCACGTCctctcagaacgaggaaaatcctCAGAGCTCTCCCCAGACATTTCGACATGTAACCGCCGGCGAATCCGGCGGCGCGTCCCCTCGGCAAAGGTGCTCCCCTCTCACCGTATCGGCGGGAGGCGCCCCGGCGGACAGCAGTACCAGCGGAAGTGCCAGCCCGGGAGCGTCCACGCCCACCGGCGCCCAGTCGTCCTCTCTCCTCATGGCGGCCAACACCAGCAACCTCTCGCCGAGCCTCATCCCCTCCACAGTCATGTCGCTTAGCCAGGTGTCCACGAGCGGCGGTTCTTCAGAGGGGGTCACCCTGGCCATACCGCACAGTGCCCCCCACAGCCCCCCGCTTCCTCACAGCGCCCCGATGTCTCGGGCCATGACCCCTGTGCAGCTGCTGCACCAACAGGTGGGACCAGGGGGGAACAACACTCTACCCTCTGCTCACCCGTGGCTGATGAAGTCTGCTGAAATGTGCGCCACGGCTACTCTTCCGCTACCCAAGAGGCCCGGCATTGAAATGAGACTGGGTGGCTTTCAAG GCCCCAGAATAGGTGCTCTATCTGGGCCCACACGCGTGGAGGCCATATTCGCTCACTCGCCCGGCACTTCAGAAGTCGGAGGAGGCGGTGCTTCCTTGCTGACATTCCTGCCCGCCGACAGCATCACCCTGCTGATTTCTGAGCCGAGAGACGGCTGGCACTACGGGCAGAATGATCGAACCGGACG GAAAGGCTGGTTCCCTTACTCCTATACCCAGCCACAATTTAGAACGGATCACATTGAGAGGAGAGTCAGCCTTGACCAAACGCCAAAAAG CTCTTTCTTCTTATCCAAGGCCAACAGTACCAGCATGAGCCAGCTGGACCAGCTGGTGTCCCCGGCTCTCACCCCTGAGTCAGAGGAGGACCGCTCCCTACCCCCGCAGAGGATCAGCACTTTTCGACCACGCCCGTACAGCATGGCCGACACCAACAAG ATCTGTGCACAGTTGGCCGCCTCGCCACCATCTCCAACTAG GACCAACCCGTTTGCCCACGTTCGTCTCCGAAGAACGGTTACCAACGATCGTTCGGCCCCCATCATCGAGTGA